A part of Deinococcus aerolatus genomic DNA contains:
- a CDS encoding beta/alpha barrel domain-containing protein has product MTQTPTTHTSAPADSPRITPPLPQIIQGGMGVGISHWGLAQAVSSVGQLGIVSCTGIDNVLVRRLQDGDEGGHVRRALAAYPNQERAEKVIRMYFLESGRAPGQSYRRVPLPTVTKHGAAWELGVMGSFVEVFLAREGHSNPVGVNLLTKLQLHTVPALYGAMLAGADVVIMGAGIPREIPGVLDAFAAGGPASIKLDVKGGDAAVLTFDPAEYGLERRELKRPKFYPIVTSHILAGVLMKKASGSVEGFVIEGPTAGGHNAPPRGTPTFDESGQPIYGERDIADLDEMKKLGLPFWLAGSRATPEALQEALARGAAGIQVGTLFAYCADSGLRDDLREQVHVLTKEGGVDVYTDPLASPTGFPFKVVQVDDTLARMEQYLARPRVCDIGYLREAYAGEDGKTGLRCAAEPVDAYVAKGGKIEDTVGRKCLCNALMTDAGYAQVQKGGYVEDSLMTSGDSLNDIAAWPLGYGAEDVVEFLLGRYTPGA; this is encoded by the coding sequence ATGACGCAAACCCCCACAACACACACGTCCGCCCCCGCCGATAGCCCCCGCATCACCCCACCCCTGCCACAGATCATTCAGGGCGGCATGGGCGTGGGCATCTCGCACTGGGGACTGGCACAGGCCGTGTCCAGCGTGGGCCAACTGGGCATCGTGTCCTGCACCGGCATCGACAACGTGCTGGTGCGCCGCCTGCAGGACGGCGACGAGGGCGGCCATGTGCGCCGCGCGCTGGCCGCCTATCCCAACCAGGAACGCGCCGAGAAGGTCATTCGGATGTACTTCCTGGAAAGCGGACGCGCCCCCGGCCAGTCCTACCGCCGCGTGCCGCTGCCCACCGTGACCAAGCACGGCGCGGCGTGGGAACTGGGCGTTATGGGCAGTTTCGTGGAAGTGTTCCTGGCGCGTGAGGGGCACAGCAACCCGGTGGGCGTCAATCTGCTGACCAAGCTGCAACTGCATACGGTCCCGGCCCTCTACGGCGCGATGCTGGCCGGGGCCGACGTCGTGATCATGGGCGCGGGCATTCCGCGCGAGATTCCCGGCGTGCTGGACGCTTTTGCGGCGGGTGGGCCGGCCTCGATCAAGCTGGACGTCAAGGGCGGGGACGCCGCCGTCCTGACCTTTGACCCTGCCGAGTACGGGCTGGAGCGGCGCGAGTTGAAGCGTCCGAAGTTCTACCCGATTGTGACCTCGCACATTCTGGCGGGCGTGCTGATGAAGAAGGCCAGCGGCTCGGTGGAGGGTTTTGTGATTGAAGGCCCCACCGCCGGGGGCCACAATGCCCCGCCTCGCGGCACGCCCACCTTCGACGAGTCCGGCCAGCCGATCTACGGCGAGCGCGACATTGCCGATCTGGACGAGATGAAGAAGCTGGGCCTCCCGTTCTGGCTGGCTGGCAGCCGCGCCACCCCGGAGGCGCTACAGGAAGCGCTGGCACGCGGCGCGGCGGGCATTCAGGTGGGCACGCTGTTCGCCTACTGCGCCGACAGCGGCCTGCGTGACGATCTGCGCGAACAGGTTCACGTGCTGACCAAGGAAGGCGGCGTGGACGTGTACACCGATCCGCTGGCCTCGCCCACCGGGTTTCCGTTCAAGGTGGTGCAGGTGGACGACACGCTGGCCCGCATGGAACAGTACCTGGCCCGCCCGCGCGTGTGCGACATCGGCTACCTGCGCGAAGCCTACGCGGGTGAGGACGGCAAGACCGGCCTGCGTTGCGCCGCCGAGCCCGTGGACGCCTACGTCGCCAAAGGCGGCAAGATTGAGGACACTGTGGGCCGCAAATGCCTATGTAACGCCCTGATGACCGACGCCGGATACGCCCAGGTCCAGAAGGGTGGCTACGTGGAAGACTCGCTGATGACCAGCGGCGACAGCCTGAACGACATCGCCGCATGGCCTTTGGGATATGGGGCAGAGGATGTGGTCGAATTCCTGCTGGGGCGGTACACGCCGGGAGCATAA
- the purD gene encoding phosphoribosylamine--glycine ligase: protein MRVLVIGGGGREHAIVHACARQGHTVLCTPGNPGIAGLAQVLDSPQDADALAELALREAADVVIVGPEAYLAAGVVDACTARGVPAFGPTAAASRLEGDKGWSKAFMQRHGIPTARHATFHDLDAALAHLATQPAPIVIKDAALRAGKGVTVAHSVADAQAALRDIFSVPDACAVIEDFMTGQEVSVLALTDGVAFALTPPSQDHKTIFEGDTGPMTGGMGVICPFPLSDDALETIKQRVIVPTLAGMRAEGLPFQGVLYAGLMLTPDGPKVVEFNARFGDPEAEAVLPLLQSDLAQHCLDAANGRLDPHTVRFSDEASAVVILAAPGYPGDPLRGVPLGLPGVGENEIIYHAGTREVGGELHSSGGRVLAVTAVAPTLNTALARAYALADRVEFAGAQLRRDIGSRIGARATEE, encoded by the coding sequence TTGAGGGTGCTGGTGATCGGCGGCGGCGGGCGCGAACATGCCATCGTCCATGCCTGCGCCCGACAGGGGCATACCGTGCTGTGTACCCCTGGCAACCCTGGTATCGCGGGGCTGGCACAGGTGCTGGACAGCCCCCAGGACGCCGACGCGCTGGCTGAACTGGCGCTGCGCGAGGCGGCCGACGTGGTGATCGTCGGCCCGGAAGCGTACCTGGCGGCGGGCGTGGTGGACGCCTGCACGGCACGCGGCGTTCCGGCCTTTGGTCCCACGGCAGCGGCCAGTCGTCTGGAAGGGGACAAGGGCTGGAGCAAGGCGTTTATGCAGCGTCACGGCATTCCCACAGCCCGGCACGCCACGTTTCATGATCTGGACGCGGCCCTGGCCCATCTGGCCACCCAGCCTGCGCCCATCGTCATCAAGGACGCGGCGCTGCGGGCGGGCAAGGGCGTCACGGTTGCCCACAGCGTCGCCGACGCTCAGGCGGCCCTGCGCGACATCTTCAGCGTGCCGGACGCCTGCGCCGTGATCGAGGACTTCATGACCGGGCAGGAGGTGTCGGTGCTGGCCCTGACCGACGGCGTAGCGTTTGCCCTGACCCCACCCAGCCAGGACCACAAGACCATCTTCGAGGGCGACACCGGCCCCATGACCGGCGGCATGGGCGTGATCTGTCCGTTTCCACTGTCTGATGATGCTCTTGAGACCATCAAGCAGCGCGTTATCGTTCCCACCCTGGCGGGCATGCGTGCCGAGGGCCTGCCGTTTCAGGGCGTGCTGTACGCCGGGCTGATGCTCACGCCGGACGGCCCGAAGGTGGTGGAGTTCAACGCCCGCTTCGGTGATCCGGAGGCCGAGGCGGTGCTGCCGCTGCTTCAGAGTGACCTCGCCCAGCACTGCCTGGATGCGGCTAACGGACGGCTGGACCCGCACACCGTCCGCTTCAGCGACGAGGCCAGCGCCGTGGTCATTCTGGCAGCCCCCGGCTACCCTGGCGATCCGCTGCGCGGCGTGCCGCTGGGCCTGCCGGGTGTGGGCGAGAACGAGATCATCTACCACGCCGGAACCCGCGAGGTGGGCGGTGAGCTGCACAGCAGCGGCGGGCGCGTGCTGGCCGTCACTGCCGTGGCCCCGACGCTGAACACGGCGCTGGCGCGGGCCTACGCGCTGGCAGACCGGGTGGAGTTTGCGGGAGCGCAGTTGCGGCGTGACATCGGCTCCCGCATCGGGGCGCGCGCAACCGAGGAGTAA
- a CDS encoding response regulator — protein sequence MSTPTTPTVRVLLVDDHAVVRQGLRLFLGLDPDIEVVGEAGNGEEALAEAQRLTPDVVVMDLMMPVMDGITATRALRRALPDTEVIALTSTLEEHKVNGAIEAGAISYMLKDASSDTLAEAIHAAARGEVRLHPEAARRLVRDFRSAEMRETLTPKETIVLQLIARGRSNRDIAADQGVSEATVKTHVSRLLSKLELDSRTQAALYALKHGIATLEG from the coding sequence ATGTCCACCCCAACCACGCCCACCGTTCGCGTTCTGCTTGTAGATGACCACGCCGTCGTGCGTCAGGGCCTGCGCCTGTTTCTGGGCCTGGACCCCGACATCGAGGTGGTGGGTGAGGCGGGCAACGGCGAGGAAGCCCTGGCCGAGGCGCAGCGGCTGACCCCGGACGTGGTGGTCATGGACCTGATGATGCCCGTGATGGACGGCATCACCGCCACCAGGGCGCTGCGCCGCGCCCTGCCCGACACCGAGGTAATCGCCCTGACCAGCACCCTGGAGGAGCACAAGGTCAACGGCGCCATTGAGGCTGGGGCCATTTCGTACATGCTCAAGGACGCGTCGAGCGACACGCTGGCCGAGGCCATCCACGCCGCCGCACGCGGCGAGGTCCGGCTGCACCCCGAGGCCGCCCGCCGACTGGTGCGCGACTTCCGCAGCGCGGAGATGCGTGAGACGCTGACGCCCAAGGAAACCATTGTGCTGCAGCTGATTGCGCGTGGCCGCAGCAACCGCGACATCGCCGCCGATCAGGGCGTCAGCGAGGCCACCGTGAAAACGCACGTGTCGCGCCTGCTGAGCAAGCTGGAACTGGACAGCCGCACACAGGCGGCACTGTATGCCCTGAAGCATGGAATCGCCACGCTGGAGGGCTAG
- a CDS encoding D-alanine--D-alanine ligase family protein, producing MKKRILLLAGGQSGEHEVSLSSARSVLAALPRDQFDVTPVAISKQGRWLPPTDTRQALENGAAESGGDLVLHRVASAEGYDAVFPLLHGPMGEDGTVQGLLTLAGIPFVGSGVLGSAVSMDKVMTKQVLASAGIPQVDWRLAVRREWQRDAQTVRARAAELDFPLFVKPANLGSSVGISKVGGPHELDAALDLAFSLDRRVILEAMTTHKPRELEVGVLGNDAPTASPVGELRFASEFYDYETKYTEGLAEIHIPAPISGDVARRVRELALSAFLALDCAGLARVDFFYVEETGELLLNEVNTMPGFTQTSMYPKLWEAAGIGYSELVTRLVELALEQR from the coding sequence ATGAAGAAGCGCATTCTGCTGCTGGCAGGCGGCCAGTCCGGGGAACACGAGGTCAGCCTGAGTAGTGCCCGCAGCGTCCTGGCGGCCCTACCGCGTGACCAGTTTGACGTGACGCCGGTGGCGATCAGCAAGCAGGGGCGCTGGCTGCCGCCCACCGACACCCGGCAGGCGCTGGAAAACGGTGCGGCAGAGTCGGGCGGTGACCTGGTGCTGCACCGCGTCGCCAGCGCCGAGGGCTACGACGCCGTGTTTCCCCTGCTGCACGGCCCGATGGGCGAGGACGGCACGGTTCAGGGCCTGCTGACGCTGGCGGGCATCCCGTTTGTGGGCAGCGGCGTGCTGGGCTCGGCCGTCAGCATGGACAAGGTAATGACCAAGCAGGTGCTGGCCTCGGCGGGCATTCCGCAGGTGGACTGGCGGCTGGCCGTGCGCCGCGAGTGGCAGCGTGACGCCCAGACGGTGCGTGCCCGCGCCGCCGAACTGGACTTTCCGCTGTTCGTCAAGCCGGCCAACCTGGGGTCCAGCGTGGGCATCAGCAAGGTGGGTGGCCCGCACGAACTCGACGCCGCCCTGGACCTGGCCTTCAGCCTGGACCGCCGCGTAATCCTGGAGGCCATGACCACCCACAAGCCCCGTGAGCTGGAGGTGGGCGTGCTGGGCAACGACGCCCCCACCGCCAGCCCGGTGGGCGAGCTGCGCTTCGCGTCCGAGTTCTACGACTACGAGACCAAGTACACCGAGGGTCTGGCCGAGATTCACATTCCCGCTCCCATCAGTGGGGACGTGGCCCGGCGCGTGCGCGAACTGGCCCTGAGCGCCTTTCTTGCCCTGGACTGCGCCGGGCTGGCCCGCGTGGATTTCTTCTACGTTGAGGAAACCGGCGAGCTGCTGCTCAATGAGGTCAACACCATGCCGGGGTTCACCCAGACCAGCATGTACCCCAAGCTGTGGGAGGCGGCGGGCATCGGCTACAGCGAGCTGGTCACGCGGCTGGTGGAGCTGGCCCTGGAACAGCGCTAG
- a CDS encoding DUF4097 family beta strand repeat-containing protein: MTVSPETRPLLPVLARMALGLLLAGAGALLAWQGVTVRPTPGMGTVTTPVRAALDGPLPNDLARTAKLKIDGDRTNLSVGALPAGSALVVGGQVTHRARNPVQLSTGRSAGQTGTQLNFGLTLRVQALQRNGVTVASPEPVQHVIDLRASRSLPLTLGIHTLSGNQTLDLTPLRLQALNARSVSGGLRVTLPAQTGGPVALVSTSGNIRVLAPSGAAPEALRVNTVSGDLDLDLAGATTGTLGAGTASGNVRLTLPAAFSRGTLTTASGDVAVTALAGTRGNLDIRSQSGDVTLRAAPDLTLRVRFTDRDTLSLPAGQPPASAPDLDVFIDAPGDRFTLEPLSP; this comes from the coding sequence GTGACCGTCAGTCCCGAGACCCGCCCGCTGCTCCCGGTGCTGGCCCGTATGGCGCTAGGCCTGCTGCTGGCCGGTGCGGGCGCGCTGCTGGCGTGGCAGGGCGTGACGGTCAGGCCCACCCCCGGCATGGGCACCGTGACCACCCCGGTCCGGGCGGCGCTGGACGGCCCCCTGCCCAACGATCTGGCGCGGACGGCGAAGCTGAAGATCGACGGGGACCGCACCAATCTCAGCGTGGGAGCGCTGCCCGCCGGCAGTGCGCTGGTGGTGGGCGGTCAGGTCACCCACCGCGCCCGCAACCCGGTGCAGCTCAGCACGGGCCGCAGCGCCGGGCAGACCGGCACTCAGCTGAACTTTGGCCTGACCCTGCGGGTGCAGGCGCTGCAGCGGAACGGCGTAACCGTCGCGTCGCCCGAACCCGTGCAGCACGTGATCGACCTCCGCGCCAGCCGCAGCCTGCCACTGACGCTGGGCATCCATACCCTGAGCGGGAACCAGACGCTGGACCTGACGCCGCTGCGGCTCCAGGCACTGAATGCCCGCAGCGTCAGCGGAGGGCTGCGGGTCACGCTGCCCGCGCAGACGGGCGGGCCGGTCGCCCTGGTCAGCACGTCGGGCAACATCCGGGTTCTGGCCCCTTCTGGCGCAGCGCCCGAGGCCCTGCGCGTCAACACGGTCAGCGGTGACCTAGACTTGGACCTGGCCGGGGCCACCACAGGCACGCTGGGGGCCGGAACGGCCAGCGGCAACGTGCGCCTGACCCTGCCCGCCGCCTTCTCGCGCGGCACCCTCACCACGGCCAGCGGCGATGTGGCGGTCACTGCCCTCGCGGGCACGCGCGGCAATCTGGACATCCGCAGTCAGAGCGGCGACGTGACCCTGCGCGCCGCCCCCGACCTGACCCTGCGCGTGCGCTTCACAGACCGTGACACGCTCAGCCTGCCTGCCGGACAGCCGCCCGCCAGTGCCCCCGATCTGGACGTGTTCATCGACGCGCCGGGCGACAGGTTCACCCTCGAGCCCCTCTCCCCGTAA
- a CDS encoding sensor histidine kinase, whose translation MMVRVRAHPDRQGRREGVLSDLLDPHTYRAALYILLALPMGTFTAGLITGGVVGGLLTLALLVGAAFLLASLWLVGGLGDVQRALAGVLGVSFAPPPLTPVPRGTLAWLRATLADPLTYRTLLFHVVQLPLAVVCWLVLAALLGLTLLGLLSPVWALYPQTFPVVWGEQTLLPGSLSTAGLMVLGVGGLLISAGVLNLMGRMWTRLAVALLSRDPGYEAARREVVALRRAAGRVALGDDLDTTLADLTAQARAASTALAVALTAPDGTLRAVSGPLGPGLSGALDRLPSQGEADVRLIQGGGALATLPVTLPASAGALEGGTLRALYPAGVRPGADELAFLLSIADHAGTAQHAAQLIERAGARAGELERARLARELHDSVAQALYGISLGAKTARATLDRDAERTRASLDYTIRLAEGGVSEMKALLFSLRPDALEEGGLVAALAQHAHALEARHGLTVHARLDFEPPLSPDAQAAAYRVAQEALHNVVKHARAQNVWLEVAQDGPAVTVSIRDDGRGFDPSAAGRGTLGQRSMRERAAGAGGTLEVRSGAGEGTAVTLRLPAAPVALPRPAGVGA comes from the coding sequence ATGATGGTGCGTGTGAGGGCACACCCGGACAGACAGGGGCGGCGCGAGGGCGTGCTGTCCGATCTGCTGGACCCCCACACCTACCGCGCGGCGCTGTACATCCTGCTGGCGCTGCCGATGGGCACGTTCACGGCGGGCCTGATCACCGGGGGCGTGGTGGGCGGGCTGCTGACGCTGGCGCTGCTGGTGGGCGCAGCCTTCCTGCTGGCCTCGCTGTGGCTGGTGGGCGGCCTGGGCGACGTGCAGCGGGCGCTGGCCGGGGTGCTGGGCGTGAGCTTCGCGCCGCCGCCGCTGACGCCCGTCCCACGCGGCACGCTGGCGTGGCTGCGCGCCACGCTGGCGGACCCGCTGACCTACCGCACGCTGCTGTTCCACGTGGTGCAGTTGCCGCTGGCGGTGGTGTGCTGGCTGGTGCTGGCCGCGCTGCTGGGGCTGACGCTGCTGGGGCTGCTGTCGCCGGTGTGGGCGCTGTACCCGCAGACCTTTCCAGTGGTCTGGGGCGAGCAGACGCTGCTGCCCGGCTCGCTGTCCACCGCCGGGCTGATGGTGCTGGGCGTGGGCGGCCTGCTGATCTCCGCGGGTGTACTGAACCTGATGGGCCGGATGTGGACCCGCCTGGCCGTGGCCCTGCTGTCGCGCGATCCCGGCTACGAGGCGGCGCGGCGCGAGGTGGTGGCCCTGCGCCGCGCCGCTGGCCGGGTGGCCCTGGGCGACGATCTGGACACCACCCTGGCAGACCTGACGGCCCAGGCGCGGGCGGCCAGCACCGCGCTGGCAGTGGCGCTGACCGCGCCTGACGGCACGCTGCGCGCCGTCAGCGGGCCACTGGGGCCGGGGCTGTCGGGGGCCCTGGACCGCCTGCCGTCCCAGGGCGAGGCGGACGTGCGGCTGATTCAGGGCGGCGGCGCCCTGGCCACCCTGCCCGTCACGCTGCCGGCCTCGGCAGGCGCCCTGGAGGGCGGCACCCTGCGCGCCCTGTACCCGGCAGGCGTGCGCCCCGGCGCCGACGAGCTGGCCTTTCTCCTGAGCATTGCCGATCACGCCGGAACCGCCCAGCACGCCGCCCAGCTGATCGAGCGGGCCGGGGCACGGGCCGGGGAGCTGGAACGCGCCCGGCTGGCCCGTGAGCTGCACGACAGCGTGGCGCAGGCGCTGTACGGCATCTCGCTGGGTGCCAAGACCGCCCGCGCCACCCTGGACCGAGACGCTGAACGCACCCGCGCCAGCCTGGACTACACCATCCGGCTGGCCGAGGGCGGCGTCTCGGAGATGAAGGCGCTGCTCTTTAGCCTGCGCCCCGACGCGCTGGAAGAGGGCGGGCTGGTGGCGGCCCTGGCGCAGCACGCCCACGCGCTGGAGGCCCGCCACGGCCTGACGGTCCACGCCCGTCTGGACTTTGAACCGCCGCTGTCCCCCGACGCCCAGGCCGCCGCCTACCGCGTGGCGCAGGAGGCGCTGCACAACGTGGTCAAGCACGCCCGCGCGCAGAACGTCTGGCTGGAGGTGGCGCAGGACGGACCGGCGGTAACGGTCAGCATCCGCGACGACGGGCGCGGCTTCGACCCCTCGGCAGCCGGGCGCGGCACGCTGGGCCAGCGCAGCATGCGTGAGCGTGCGGCGGGTGCCGGAGGCACGCTGGAGGTCAGGAGTGGGGCGGGCGAGGGCACCGCCGTCACCCTGCGCCTGCCCGCCGCTCCAGTCGCCCTGCCCAGACCGGCGGGGGTGGGGGCGTGA
- a CDS encoding MBL fold metallo-hydrolase, with product MTGTRGGVQTVDLNFQDTPGVIAAYILDTGDGLAVVDTGPTSTLPTLVAGIEALGATLADVRHLLLTHIHFDHAGAAGSILSQVPGARAYVHERGAKHLASPERLVASATQIYGDAMDRLWGEMLPIPAEKLTVLAGGEALHIGDLSVDALYTPGHAVHHLAYHTGKDLFVGDVGGVRLDTHQTPRAPTPPPDINLEVWRQSVAALRERDAQTLHLAHFGSYAQGAAHWAGLLNKMELDAGRIHAGMEAGQDFGAISEAYTRMLMQELLAEGEDLPARYDFACPPWMSVQGLMRYWQKKAVRPS from the coding sequence GTGACCGGTACGCGGGGTGGGGTGCAGACGGTGGACCTGAATTTCCAGGACACCCCCGGCGTGATCGCCGCCTACATCCTGGACACCGGAGACGGGCTGGCGGTGGTGGACACCGGGCCGACCAGCACCCTGCCCACGCTGGTTGCAGGCATTGAGGCCCTGGGCGCAACGCTTGCGGACGTGCGCCACCTGCTGCTTACCCATATCCATTTTGACCATGCCGGGGCTGCCGGAAGCATCCTTTCGCAGGTGCCGGGGGCGCGGGCCTACGTCCACGAGCGCGGCGCGAAGCATCTGGCCAGCCCGGAACGGCTGGTGGCCAGCGCCACCCAGATCTACGGCGACGCGATGGACCGCCTGTGGGGCGAGATGCTTCCCATCCCCGCCGAGAAGCTGACGGTGCTGGCGGGCGGCGAGGCGCTGCACATCGGTGACCTGAGCGTGGACGCCCTGTACACGCCGGGGCACGCGGTTCACCACCTGGCCTACCACACGGGGAAAGACCTGTTCGTGGGTGATGTGGGCGGCGTGCGCCTGGACACGCACCAGACCCCGCGTGCGCCCACGCCGCCGCCGGACATCAACCTGGAGGTCTGGCGGCAGAGCGTGGCCGCGCTGCGGGAGCGGGACGCGCAGACCCTGCATCTGGCGCACTTCGGCAGCTACGCCCAGGGGGCGGCCCACTGGGCCGGCCTGCTGAACAAGATGGAACTGGATGCGGGGCGCATCCACGCCGGAATGGAGGCGGGCCAGGACTTCGGGGCGATCTCGGAGGCGTATACCAGGATGCTGATGCAGGAACTGCTGGCGGAGGGTGAGGACCTGCCCGCCCGCTACGACTTCGCCTGCCCGCCGTGGATGAGCGTGCAGGGGCTGATGCGCTACTGGCAGAAAAAGGCGGTGCGTCCGTCTTGA
- a CDS encoding RNHCP domain-containing protein — MTDTAGRRFTVQGTNNAFVCRNCGAEVLPLTNGSVRNHCPACLHSLHVDVLPGDRASTCHGLLSPVGAEQSGKKGWIIVHQCQKCGFTGRNRAALDDARQPDDWDALIGLTTRR, encoded by the coding sequence GTGACCGACACAGCGGGCCGCCGCTTCACCGTGCAGGGCACCAACAATGCCTTCGTGTGCCGCAACTGCGGCGCGGAGGTCCTGCCCCTGACCAACGGCAGCGTGCGCAACCACTGCCCCGCGTGCCTGCACAGCCTGCACGTGGACGTGCTGCCCGGTGACCGCGCCAGCACCTGCCACGGGCTGCTGTCTCCGGTGGGTGCCGAGCAGAGCGGCAAGAAAGGCTGGATCATCGTGCACCAGTGCCAGAAGTGCGGTTTCACGGGCCGCAACCGCGCCGCCCTGGACGACGCCCGGCAGCCGGACGACTGGGACGCCCTGATCGGGCTGACGACGCGGCGCTAG
- the rimO gene encoding 30S ribosomal protein S12 methylthiotransferase RimO, with protein sequence MTQTVDSPTTTGIQNVGSRKVGFISLGCPKALVDSERILTQLRVEGYEVAASYEGADAVIVNTCGFITPAVEESLSAIGEALEATGRVIVTGCLGERPDKILERHPKVAAITGSEAVDDVMMHVRELLPIETDEFTGVLPVAAPGMRPEREVTKHGDVFAPTIKLTPRHYAYVKIAEGCNHTCAFCIIPKLRGLQVSRDAGAVLYESFRLIAGGTKELMIISQDTSAYGVDVRYRESEFQGEQVRAHLTDLAVKLGEMGAWVRMHYVYPYPHVDKIVELMAQGKILPYLDVPLQHASPRILRLMRRPGAGKQLDTIRRWRGICPELTIRSTFIVGFPGETEEEFQELLTFLEDARLDRVGAFAYSDVEEADANALPDPVPENVKQERLARFMEVAQRISTERLAEKVGRVMDVIIDEFNDDEGDAPGTRLIGRTKGDAPGIDGQVYLFAGDFAGKIKIGDIVRARIEDSDEYDLFGEVVERPEWKPNVPQLGHFGGHH encoded by the coding sequence ATGACTCAAACGGTAGATTCGCCCACAACAACGGGCATACAAAACGTGGGAAGCCGCAAGGTGGGCTTTATCAGCCTGGGCTGCCCCAAAGCCCTGGTGGACAGCGAACGCATCCTGACGCAGCTGCGCGTCGAGGGCTACGAGGTGGCCGCCAGCTACGAGGGCGCAGACGCCGTGATCGTCAACACCTGCGGCTTTATCACCCCCGCCGTGGAGGAATCCTTGAGCGCCATTGGTGAGGCGCTGGAGGCCACCGGCCGCGTGATCGTCACCGGTTGCCTGGGCGAACGCCCCGACAAGATTCTGGAGCGTCACCCCAAAGTCGCTGCCATTACCGGCAGCGAGGCGGTAGACGACGTGATGATGCACGTGCGCGAGCTGCTGCCCATCGAAACGGACGAATTTACGGGGGTGCTGCCCGTCGCGGCCCCCGGTATGCGGCCTGAGCGTGAGGTCACCAAGCACGGCGACGTGTTCGCGCCCACCATCAAGCTGACGCCCCGGCACTACGCCTACGTCAAGATCGCCGAGGGCTGCAACCACACCTGCGCCTTTTGCATCATTCCCAAGCTGCGCGGGTTGCAGGTCTCGCGCGACGCGGGCGCGGTGCTGTACGAGTCCTTCCGCCTGATCGCGGGCGGCACCAAGGAACTGATGATCATCTCGCAGGACACCAGCGCCTACGGTGTGGACGTGCGTTACCGCGAATCCGAGTTTCAGGGCGAACAGGTGCGCGCCCACCTGACCGATCTGGCCGTCAAGCTGGGCGAGATGGGCGCGTGGGTGCGGATGCATTACGTCTACCCGTACCCGCACGTCGATAAGATCGTGGAGCTGATGGCGCAGGGAAAAATCCTGCCGTATCTGGACGTGCCGCTACAACACGCCTCACCGCGCATCCTGCGGCTGATGCGGCGGCCCGGCGCAGGCAAACAACTGGACACCATCCGGCGCTGGCGCGGCATCTGCCCCGAACTGACCATCCGCAGCACCTTTATCGTGGGCTTTCCCGGCGAAACCGAGGAAGAGTTTCAGGAACTGCTGACTTTCCTGGAAGACGCCCGCCTGGACCGTGTGGGCGCCTTCGCGTACTCGGACGTGGAGGAAGCCGATGCCAACGCCCTGCCCGATCCCGTGCCGGAGAACGTGAAGCAGGAACGCCTCGCCCGCTTCATGGAAGTGGCGCAGCGCATCAGCACCGAGCGGCTGGCCGAGAAGGTGGGCCGGGTGATGGACGTGATCATCGACGAATTCAACGACGACGAGGGCGACGCGCCGGGCACCCGGCTGATCGGGCGCACCAAGGGCGACGCGCCCGGCATCGACGGTCAGGTCTATCTGTTCGCAGGCGATTTCGCAGGCAAGATTAAAATCGGCGACATTGTGCGCGCCCGCATTGAGGACAGCGACGAATACGATTTGTTTGGAGAAGTGGTGGAACGGCCAGAGTGGAAGCCGAATGTGCCGCAACTGGGGCATTTCGGGGGACATCACTGA
- a CDS encoding cytochrome C encodes MDRHDLWHAAARTGMLLGTALLGGCSMLGGGPQTLKGESGSFNGATVSTWARMGPDGQVSTLGFTLPMSAVNHEPMAGHHQSVTLNFPKVAQDSTFINFLALDFMPQGHDPLGRYGTPHFDVHYHHLTKAQVQAIDCKDATQGDPSKVPAGWLPPVPPGVPPQDVCVPTMGYHALPLTEFKAPGEMKDGVFDQVMIAGYYGGKFIFVEPMVSRAALQRQASFSLPVPAGPAQATLYPTTFEATYNASTQAYDFVLGGFKPVQ; translated from the coding sequence ATGGACCGTCACGACCTTTGGCACGCCGCCGCCCGCACTGGAATGCTCCTGGGGACCGCGCTGCTGGGCGGCTGCAGCATGCTGGGCGGGGGACCGCAGACCCTCAAGGGCGAGAGCGGAAGTTTTAATGGGGCCACCGTCAGCACCTGGGCCAGGATGGGTCCGGATGGACAGGTGAGCACCCTGGGCTTTACGCTGCCCATGTCAGCGGTGAACCACGAGCCCATGGCCGGTCACCACCAGTCCGTCACCTTGAATTTTCCCAAGGTGGCGCAGGACAGCACGTTCATCAACTTTCTGGCGCTGGACTTCATGCCGCAGGGACACGACCCGCTGGGGCGTTACGGCACCCCGCATTTCGACGTTCACTACCATCACCTCACCAAGGCGCAGGTGCAGGCCATCGATTGCAAGGACGCCACCCAGGGCGACCCGTCGAAGGTGCCGGCCGGCTGGCTGCCCCCGGTCCCGCCGGGCGTCCCGCCTCAGGACGTCTGCGTTCCCACCATGGGCTACCACGCCCTGCCCCTCACCGAGTTCAAGGCTCCTGGCGAGATGAAGGACGGGGTGTTCGATCAGGTCATGATCGCCGGGTATTACGGTGGCAAGTTCATCTTCGTGGAACCGATGGTGAGCCGGGCCGCGCTGCAACGTCAGGCCTCGTTCAGCCTGCCCGTGCCCGCCGGGCCAGCCCAGGCCACCCTGTACCCCACGACTTTTGAGGCCACCTACAACGCATCCACGCAGGCCTACGACTTTGTTCTGGGCGGCTTCAAGCCTGTTCAGTAG